A genomic segment from Bradyrhizobium sp. ISRA430 encodes:
- a CDS encoding RNA polymerase sigma factor, translating into MKPQPTAGLPTEARTSETELIDRARARDEAALRAIMQANNRRLYRLARGILRSDSEAEDVVQETYVRAFTHLDGFRGESGLSTWLSRIAINEALGRARGRKPQVELGALPEATLNAEIIQFPLSSASADPEKSMAQREIQRVVEHAVDELPDVFRMVFIARVMEGMNVEETAELLGIKPETVKTRLHRARTMLRENVEKKIGPVVMDAFPFAGHRCERLTQAVLRRLGLGI; encoded by the coding sequence ATGAAGCCCCAACCGACCGCCGGCCTCCCCACTGAGGCCAGGACATCGGAAACCGAGCTGATCGACCGTGCGCGGGCCCGTGACGAAGCGGCGCTGCGCGCGATCATGCAGGCCAACAACCGCAGGCTCTATCGCCTCGCGCGCGGCATCCTGCGCAGCGACAGCGAGGCCGAAGACGTGGTGCAGGAGACCTATGTCCGGGCCTTTACGCATCTCGACGGCTTTCGCGGCGAGTCCGGGCTATCCACCTGGCTGTCGCGCATTGCCATCAACGAGGCGCTTGGCCGGGCGAGAGGGCGGAAGCCGCAGGTGGAACTGGGCGCGCTCCCGGAGGCGACACTCAACGCCGAGATCATCCAGTTTCCTCTTTCCTCCGCTTCAGCCGATCCGGAAAAGTCCATGGCCCAACGTGAGATCCAGCGCGTCGTCGAGCACGCCGTCGATGAATTGCCGGACGTCTTCCGCATGGTCTTCATTGCCCGCGTGATGGAGGGGATGAATGTCGAGGAGACGGCCGAACTGCTCGGCATCAAGCCGGAGACGGTGAAGACGCGGTTGCATCGCGCCCGCACGATGCTGCGCGAGAACGTCGAGAAGAAGATCGGCCCGGTGGTGATGGACGCGTTTCCGTTCGCCGGTCATCGCTGCGAGCGCCTGACCCAGGCTGTGCTGAGACGGCTCGGCCTCGGTATTTAG
- a CDS encoding sulfurtransferase, with protein MTQPASLITTEQLAAMLGAPDLRIYDCTTYLEPAPEGSNDPYLVVPGDKTFAAGHIPGADFLDLEGEFSDPSTHLRFMMPATTRLEAAFGRHGLDASKTIVLYSIGTMMWATRFWWMLRSLGVDARVLDGGFDKWKAEGRPVETGAPRGYPASTFKAAPRAGFFVDKSSVLARTGDPATVIVNALGPQFHRGLEPSRYGRPGRIPGSVNVPAATLVNPAGKTLTTLADAEAKFAAQGVTPDKTVVCYCGGGISATIGLFLLTQLGYDKLALYDGSMGEWARDPALPIETD; from the coding sequence ATGACCCAGCCGGCATCCCTCATCACCACCGAGCAGCTTGCCGCCATGCTCGGTGCGCCCGACTTGCGCATCTACGATTGCACGACTTATCTCGAGCCCGCACCAGAAGGTAGCAACGATCCCTATCTCGTCGTGCCCGGCGACAAGACCTTCGCGGCCGGCCACATTCCGGGCGCCGATTTCCTCGATCTGGAAGGCGAGTTCTCCGACCCGTCCACGCATCTGCGCTTCATGATGCCGGCGACCACGCGGCTCGAGGCCGCCTTCGGCCGGCACGGTCTCGACGCGTCCAAGACCATCGTGCTCTACAGTATCGGCACCATGATGTGGGCGACGCGGTTCTGGTGGATGTTGCGCTCGCTCGGGGTCGACGCGCGTGTGCTCGACGGCGGCTTCGACAAATGGAAGGCCGAGGGGCGGCCGGTCGAGACGGGCGCGCCCAGGGGATACCCAGCCTCGACCTTCAAGGCCGCGCCGCGTGCGGGCTTCTTCGTCGACAAATCTTCGGTGCTGGCACGAACGGGCGATCCCGCGACCGTCATCGTCAATGCGCTCGGCCCGCAATTTCATCGCGGACTGGAGCCGAGCCGCTATGGCCGGCCCGGTCGCATTCCCGGCAGCGTCAACGTCCCGGCGGCCACGCTGGTCAATCCTGCCGGCAAGACACTGACCACGCTGGCCGATGCTGAGGCGAAGTTTGCGGCGCAAGGCGTCACGCCCGACAAGACCGTGGTCTGCTATTGCGGCGGCGGCATCTCCGCCACCATCGGTCTCTTCCTGCTGACGCAGCTCGGCTACGACAAGCTCGCCCTCTACGACGGTTCAATGGGGGAATGGGCGCGGGATCCCGCGTTACCGATTGAAACGGATTGA
- a CDS encoding dihydroorotase, with protein sequence MTQRFDVILRGGTVVNQDGEGLRDIGIAGGRIAEIGALPQGSAAEVIDCKGLHILPGVMDTQVHFREPGLTQKEDLETGSRSAVMGGVTAVFEMPNTSPLTVTEADFTDKVKRAHHRMHCDFAFFIGGTRENVQDLPVLERAPGCAGVKVFIGSSTGALLVEDDESLRRIFQVIRRRAAFHAEDEYRLNDRKSLRIEGDARSHPVWRDETAALMATQRLVNLAHESGKRIHVLHISTKEEIEFLRDHKDVASCEATPHHLTLAAPECYERLGTLAQMNPPVRSADHRAGIWRGIEQGIIDVLGSDHAPHTLEEKAKTYPASPSGMTGVQTLVPVMLDHVNAGRLSLARFVDLTSAGPARLYNMACKGRIAAGCDADFTIVDLKRSETITNKWVASRAGWTPYDGMRVTGWPVGTFIRGRRVMWQGELVTPSQGEAVRFLETLKA encoded by the coding sequence ATGACCCAGCGCTTCGACGTGATCCTTAGGGGCGGCACCGTCGTCAACCAGGACGGCGAGGGACTGCGCGACATCGGCATCGCGGGTGGCCGCATTGCCGAGATCGGCGCGCTGCCGCAAGGCAGCGCCGCCGAGGTGATCGACTGCAAGGGCCTGCACATCCTTCCCGGCGTGATGGACACGCAGGTGCATTTCCGCGAGCCCGGGTTGACGCAGAAGGAAGACCTCGAGACCGGCTCGCGCAGCGCCGTGATGGGCGGCGTGACCGCCGTGTTCGAGATGCCGAACACCTCGCCGCTGACGGTGACGGAGGCCGATTTCACCGACAAGGTGAAGCGCGCCCATCACCGCATGCATTGCGATTTTGCCTTCTTCATCGGCGGCACCCGCGAGAACGTGCAGGACCTCCCGGTGCTCGAACGCGCACCGGGCTGCGCGGGCGTCAAGGTGTTCATCGGCTCCTCCACCGGCGCGCTGCTGGTGGAGGATGACGAAAGCCTGCGCCGTATCTTCCAGGTGATCCGCCGTCGCGCCGCCTTCCATGCCGAGGACGAATATCGCCTGAACGATCGCAAGTCGCTGCGCATCGAGGGCGATGCGCGCTCGCACCCGGTCTGGCGCGACGAGACCGCGGCACTGATGGCGACGCAGCGCTTGGTGAACCTCGCGCACGAGAGCGGCAAGCGCATCCACGTGCTGCACATCTCGACCAAGGAAGAGATCGAGTTTTTGCGCGATCACAAGGACGTCGCCTCCTGCGAGGCGACGCCGCATCATCTCACGCTGGCCGCGCCCGAATGCTACGAGCGGCTCGGCACGCTGGCGCAGATGAACCCGCCGGTGCGCTCGGCCGATCACCGCGCCGGCATCTGGCGCGGCATCGAGCAGGGCATCATCGACGTGCTCGGCTCCGATCACGCCCCGCATACGCTGGAGGAGAAGGCGAAGACTTATCCCGCCTCGCCCTCCGGCATGACCGGCGTGCAGACGCTCGTGCCGGTGATGCTCGATCACGTCAATGCGGGCCGGCTCTCGCTGGCGCGCTTCGTCGATCTCACCAGCGCCGGCCCGGCGCGTCTCTACAATATGGCGTGCAAGGGCCGGATCGCCGCAGGCTGTGATGCCGATTTCACCATCGTGGATCTCAAGCGCAGCGAGACCATCACCAACAAATGGGTCGCCTCGCGCGCCGGCTGGACCCCCTATGACGGCATGCGCGTTACGGGTTGGCCCGTCGGCACCTTCATCCGCGGCCGCCGCGTGATGTGGCAGGGCGAGCTCGTCACGCCGTCGCAAGGCGAGGCGGTGCGGTTTCTGGAGACGCTGAAGGCGTAG
- a CDS encoding folate-binding protein → MKAAFLPDRGVVKVAGEDARNFLNGLITTDIDRLKPGLGRFGALLTPQGKIIVDFLITEVPSGHGGGFLIDCPKALAETLATKLKFYKLRAKVTVEDLSADLGVLTAWDGPLAAQPDLSFADPRDEALGYRILIPEQLKQKLAELIGAEPVDASEYDAHRIALGVPRGGLDFMYSDAFPHETNMDRLAGVDFDKGCYVGQEVVSRMQHRGTARTRSVKVLLDGPSPEAGAAILAGDKQVGTIGSSADGKGIALVRIDRVADALDAGQTLTAGGLALKLAEPEVVRIPAKQPVT, encoded by the coding sequence ATGAAAGCAGCGTTTCTTCCCGACCGGGGCGTGGTCAAGGTCGCGGGCGAGGATGCGCGCAACTTCCTCAACGGCCTCATCACCACCGACATCGACAGGCTCAAGCCCGGCCTCGGCCGATTCGGGGCGCTGCTCACGCCGCAGGGCAAGATCATCGTCGATTTCCTGATCACGGAGGTGCCGTCCGGCCATGGCGGCGGGTTCCTGATCGACTGCCCGAAGGCGCTGGCCGAAACCCTTGCCACCAAGCTGAAGTTCTACAAGCTGCGCGCCAAGGTGACGGTGGAAGATCTGTCCGCCGATCTCGGCGTGCTCACGGCCTGGGACGGCCCGCTTGCGGCCCAGCCGGACCTCAGCTTCGCCGATCCGCGCGACGAAGCACTCGGCTACCGCATCCTGATTCCGGAACAGCTCAAGCAAAAGCTTGCCGAGCTCATCGGCGCCGAGCCGGTCGATGCGTCCGAATATGACGCGCACCGCATTGCGCTCGGCGTGCCGCGCGGCGGGCTCGACTTCATGTACAGCGATGCGTTCCCGCACGAGACCAACATGGATCGCCTCGCCGGCGTCGATTTCGACAAGGGCTGCTATGTCGGCCAGGAGGTCGTCTCGCGAATGCAGCATCGCGGCACCGCGCGCACCCGCAGCGTCAAGGTGCTGCTCGACGGCCCCTCGCCCGAGGCCGGCGCGGCCATCCTTGCCGGCGACAAACAGGTCGGCACGATCGGCTCGAGCGCCGATGGCAAGGGCATCGCGCTGGTGCGCATCGATCGTGTCGCCGACGCGCTCGATGCGGGCCAGACGCTCACCGCCGGTGGGCTCGCGTTGAAGCTCGCGGAGCCTGAGGTCGTTCGCATCCCAGCCAAGCAGCCTGTCACATGA
- a CDS encoding DNA-3-methyladenine glycosylase I, whose protein sequence is MSRTPRLHPDGLTRCPWPGEDPLYITYHDTEWGVPEYDDRALYEKLILDGFQAGLSWITILRKRDNFRKAFDDFQPEKIARYNAKKVHALMNDVGIVRNRAKIDGTILSAKSYLEIMEKGPGFSKLLWDFLDGRPKVNHFKTTASVPASTPLSVQISKELSSRGFKFVGPTIVYAFMQATGMVNDHLVDCHCHATCGKTQRKPRLKAR, encoded by the coding sequence ATGAGCCGCACCCCTCGCTTGCATCCCGACGGCCTGACGCGCTGTCCCTGGCCCGGCGAAGATCCGCTTTACATCACCTATCACGACACCGAATGGGGCGTGCCGGAATATGACGACCGCGCGCTCTACGAGAAGCTGATCCTCGACGGTTTCCAGGCGGGCCTGTCCTGGATCACGATCCTGCGCAAGCGCGACAATTTCCGCAAAGCATTCGACGATTTCCAGCCGGAGAAGATCGCGCGCTACAACGCGAAGAAGGTCCATGCGCTGATGAACGATGTCGGCATCGTTCGCAACCGCGCCAAGATCGACGGCACGATCCTGAGCGCAAAGTCCTATCTGGAAATCATGGAGAAGGGCCCGGGCTTCTCGAAGCTGCTATGGGACTTCCTCGACGGCCGGCCCAAGGTCAACCATTTCAAGACCACCGCGAGCGTTCCGGCCTCGACGCCGCTGTCGGTGCAGATCTCCAAGGAGCTGTCCTCGCGCGGCTTCAAGTTCGTTGGCCCGACCATCGTCTATGCCTTCATGCAGGCGACCGGCATGGTCAACGACCATCTCGTCGATTGCCACTGTCACGCGACCTGCGGCAAGACGCAGCGCAAGCCGCGCCTCAAGGCCAGATGA
- a CDS encoding HD family hydrolase, with protein MTAKKTARDAQSRAWQRMLSGRRLDLLDPSPLDVEITDIAHGLARVARWNGQTTGAHIFSVAQHTLLVETVMRHEAPRVDQRMRLAALLHDAPEYVIGDMISPFKAVLDGHYKAVEKRLLGAIHIRFGLPPVLPEEITQAIKTADRGAAYLEATELAGFGEAEAKRLFGRDPGLPDSVRRDYLTPWTAARAEKQFLERFNAVFA; from the coding sequence ATGACGGCGAAGAAGACGGCGCGCGATGCGCAGTCCCGCGCCTGGCAGCGGATGCTGTCGGGTCGACGGCTCGACCTGCTCGATCCTTCGCCGCTCGATGTCGAGATCACCGACATCGCGCATGGCTTGGCGCGTGTCGCGCGCTGGAACGGGCAGACCACCGGCGCACACATCTTCTCGGTCGCGCAACACACGCTGCTGGTAGAGACCGTGATGCGGCACGAAGCGCCGCGCGTCGATCAGCGCATGCGGCTCGCAGCGCTGCTGCACGATGCCCCCGAATATGTGATTGGCGACATGATCTCGCCGTTCAAGGCCGTGCTCGACGGCCACTACAAGGCGGTCGAGAAGCGCCTGCTCGGCGCGATCCATATCCGCTTCGGCCTGCCGCCCGTGCTGCCCGAGGAGATCACGCAGGCGATCAAGACGGCCGATCGCGGCGCCGCCTATCTGGAGGCGACCGAGCTGGCCGGCTTTGGCGAGGCCGAGGCAAAACGCCTTTTCGGCCGCGATCCCGGCCTGCCCGACAGCGTCCGGCGCGATTACCTCACGCCCTGGACGGCGGCGCGGGCCGAGAAGCAGTTCCTGGAACGGTTCAATGCGGTGTTTGCGTAA
- a CDS encoding protein tyrosine phosphatase has protein sequence MIHVCSLAALPETVRLTGASHVLTVMANVEQVARPVSVLPANHLKVSMDDIIEEMDGFVAPSEAHIDQVLNFVRGWDRIAPLVVHCYAGISRSTASAFAAVCALNPQRDEIEIARKIRAASPIASPNRRIVSLADRVLGRNGRMLRALDEMGPGSMMVEGRPFAIELE, from the coding sequence ATGATCCACGTCTGTTCCCTCGCCGCGCTTCCCGAAACCGTCCGTCTGACCGGAGCCAGCCACGTGCTGACGGTGATGGCAAATGTCGAGCAGGTGGCACGGCCAGTGTCGGTGCTGCCGGCCAATCATCTCAAGGTGTCGATGGACGACATCATCGAAGAGATGGATGGCTTCGTTGCGCCGTCGGAAGCGCATATCGACCAAGTGCTGAATTTCGTGCGCGGCTGGGACCGCATCGCGCCGCTGGTCGTGCATTGCTACGCCGGCATCAGCCGCTCCACCGCGAGCGCGTTCGCCGCTGTCTGCGCACTCAACCCGCAGCGCGACGAGATCGAGATCGCCAGAAAGATCCGCGCGGCCTCTCCGATCGCCTCGCCGAACCGGCGCATCGTCAGCCTCGCCGACCGCGTGTTGGGGCGCAACGGCCGCATGCTGCGCGCACTCGACGAGATGGGGCCAGGTTCGATGATGGTCGAAGGCCGCCCCTTCGCGATCGAGCTCGAATGA
- a CDS encoding NAD regulator, translated as MSDKLLTPIEIGLTAAIVAIEDHEPLILTARGDDGLIGLPFGPFDALRHRTFEIGLRAWVEEQAGLRLGYVEQLYTFGDRGRAEVADSGAHIVSIGYLALTRAVDGAVAATAASFEPWYRFFPWEDWREEPPAIIARDIIPALTKWAEEETPETTRALPRKDRVRLYFGLDGAAWDEERVLDRYELLYEAGLIEEARRDGRPAALAREAPPALGTSMRFDHRRILATGIARLRAKLKYRPVVFELLPAEFTLTELQYTVEAISGRHLHKQNFRRLVETEALVEPTGVMSTQTGGRPAALYRFRREVLQERPAPGLRVRSRR; from the coding sequence ATGAGCGACAAGCTGCTGACGCCGATCGAGATCGGCCTGACCGCCGCGATCGTCGCGATCGAGGACCACGAGCCGCTGATCCTCACCGCGCGCGGCGATGACGGGCTCATCGGCTTGCCGTTCGGTCCGTTCGATGCGCTCAGGCACCGTACCTTCGAAATCGGCTTGCGCGCCTGGGTCGAGGAGCAGGCGGGCTTGAGGCTCGGCTATGTCGAGCAGCTCTACACGTTCGGCGATCGCGGCCGCGCGGAGGTTGCCGACAGCGGCGCGCACATCGTGTCGATCGGCTATCTCGCGCTCACGCGTGCAGTGGACGGTGCTGTCGCGGCGACGGCGGCGAGCTTCGAGCCCTGGTACCGGTTCTTTCCCTGGGAAGACTGGCGCGAGGAGCCGCCCGCGATCATCGCCCGCGACATCATCCCGGCGCTGACGAAATGGGCCGAGGAGGAGACGCCGGAGACGACGCGCGCGCTGCCGCGCAAGGATCGCGTGCGGCTCTATTTCGGCCTCGATGGCGCGGCCTGGGACGAGGAGCGCGTGCTCGACCGCTACGAGCTGCTCTATGAGGCCGGCCTGATCGAGGAGGCGCGGCGCGACGGCCGCCCTGCGGCATTAGCGCGCGAGGCGCCTCCCGCGCTCGGCACCTCAATGCGCTTCGACCACCGCCGGATTCTCGCCACCGGCATTGCTCGGCTGCGTGCAAAACTGAAGTATCGTCCTGTCGTCTTTGAACTTTTGCCTGCCGAGTTCACACTTACCGAATTGCAGTACACGGTGGAGGCGATCTCCGGCCGACACCTGCACAAGCAGAACTTCCGCCGCTTGGTCGAAACGGAAGCCCTGGTCGAACCGACCGGGGTGATGTCGACACAGACGGGCGGACGGCCGGCGGCGCTCTACCGCTTCCGGCGCGAAGTGCTCCAGGAGCGGCCGGCGCCCGGCTTGCGCGTGCGCTCCCGGCGCTAG
- a CDS encoding DUF2339 domain-containing protein — MFDAPFDVFAVMLAVAAFLIAIKTSNQATELRRRLSRLEAALQGQRPVQPPPLMPFQEEASAPGEATPEPPPIAPGAELAPPLVADAAAPLPLEPSADAPPPLPTAPATPGFEERLGTRWVVWIGGLALALGGFFMVRYSIEAGLVGPGVRVFLGGLFALALLGAGEWTRRKESISNIQALPIANIPAILTAAGTAVAFATIYAAYALYGFLVPATAFVLLGLVALATLAAALLHGPALAGLGVVGAFVTPVLVSSGRADYWALYVYLAIVTAASFGLARIRLWRWLAVTTIVFAVLWTFPGLDTGDLQVAPHAFHVMAGFVLAALLVVCSFMFGPTIEDGQIEPVSSSALAAYLFGAMLIVLSSAHADLALIAFALLVAATVLVAWRASAATGALSAASATVFIVFAEWAVRANPDMLVLPGGPLPGIGPTAIDSAVTLHLVTAALFTGGFGIAGFLAQGRSNSAIIPVVWSATAVATPIALLVALYARIAHLDRSIPFAILAVLLAAAFGAATEALTRRETRPGVAISTALFATGTLGALALALTFALEKGWLTIALALMSLGTAWISMQRSIPFLRWLAAIFAAIVTARIAYDPRIVGDAVGTTPIFNWLLWGYGLPALSFWAASHFLRRRGDDAPLRMVEAAAILFTALLAFMEIRHLATGGRMTSPPSLLEFALQVCVTLAMAIGLERLRLRSHSIVHNVGAVVLTVVAGLVSVIGLLILENPWQWSRIDVGGVVFNLLLLGYALPAVLMLLLSYAVAGHRPIAYANTIAGGALVFALAYVTLEIRRFYHGPILLDGAMTGAEQYTYSIAWLTFGVVLLGVGILVNSERARLASAVVIALTILKAFVIDMSTLTGIYRALSFMCLGVVLVAIGWLYQRILFRRQASPPPAPQTSA, encoded by the coding sequence ATGTTCGACGCCCCGTTCGACGTCTTTGCGGTGATGCTCGCGGTCGCCGCCTTCCTGATCGCGATCAAGACCTCCAATCAGGCGACCGAGCTGCGCAGGCGGCTGAGCAGGCTGGAAGCCGCGCTGCAAGGCCAGCGGCCGGTCCAGCCGCCGCCGCTGATGCCTTTCCAGGAAGAGGCCTCGGCGCCCGGGGAAGCCACGCCAGAGCCGCCGCCCATCGCGCCCGGGGCCGAACTGGCGCCGCCGCTCGTCGCCGATGCCGCCGCACCGCTGCCGCTCGAGCCGAGCGCTGATGCGCCGCCTCCGCTACCGACCGCTCCTGCTACGCCCGGATTCGAAGAGCGCCTCGGCACGCGCTGGGTGGTGTGGATCGGCGGCCTTGCGCTCGCGCTCGGCGGCTTCTTCATGGTGCGCTATTCGATCGAGGCCGGCCTCGTCGGGCCCGGCGTGCGCGTCTTCCTCGGTGGCCTGTTCGCGCTGGCGCTGCTCGGCGCCGGTGAATGGACGCGGCGCAAGGAAAGCATCTCCAACATCCAGGCGCTACCGATCGCCAACATCCCGGCGATCCTCACCGCGGCCGGAACGGCGGTGGCGTTTGCGACCATCTACGCCGCCTACGCGCTCTACGGCTTCCTCGTTCCCGCCACCGCCTTCGTGCTGCTCGGTCTCGTCGCGCTCGCAACGCTCGCCGCCGCGCTGCTGCACGGGCCCGCGCTTGCGGGCCTCGGCGTGGTCGGCGCCTTCGTCACGCCGGTCCTCGTCTCCAGCGGCAGGGCGGACTATTGGGCGCTCTACGTCTATCTCGCCATCGTCACCGCCGCGAGCTTCGGCCTCGCGCGCATCCGGCTGTGGCGCTGGCTGGCGGTGACCACCATCGTGTTCGCCGTGCTCTGGACCTTCCCGGGGCTCGATACCGGCGACCTGCAGGTTGCGCCGCACGCCTTTCATGTGATGGCCGGCTTCGTGCTCGCCGCGCTGCTCGTTGTTTGCAGCTTCATGTTCGGCCCCACGATCGAGGACGGACAGATCGAACCGGTCTCCTCGAGCGCGCTCGCCGCCTATCTGTTCGGGGCCATGCTGATCGTGCTGTCGAGCGCACATGCCGATCTCGCGCTGATCGCCTTCGCGCTGCTCGTCGCAGCGACGGTGCTTGTAGCTTGGCGCGCGTCGGCCGCGACCGGCGCGCTGAGCGCAGCCAGCGCGACCGTCTTCATCGTGTTCGCTGAATGGGCGGTGCGCGCCAATCCGGATATGCTGGTGCTGCCGGGTGGTCCCCTGCCCGGCATCGGGCCGACCGCGATAGACAGTGCCGTGACACTGCATCTCGTGACGGCGGCGCTCTTCACAGGCGGCTTCGGTATCGCCGGCTTCCTCGCGCAGGGACGATCGAACTCGGCGATCATCCCCGTGGTGTGGTCGGCGACGGCGGTCGCGACACCGATCGCGCTCCTCGTCGCGCTCTACGCACGCATCGCCCATCTCGACCGCTCGATTCCGTTTGCGATTCTCGCAGTGCTCCTTGCCGCAGCGTTCGGCGCCGCCACCGAAGCGCTCACCCGCCGCGAGACCCGGCCGGGTGTCGCGATCTCCACCGCGCTGTTCGCCACCGGCACGCTCGGCGCCCTGGCGCTGGCGCTGACTTTCGCGCTGGAGAAGGGCTGGCTCACGATCGCGCTGGCGCTGATGTCGCTCGGCACTGCCTGGATCTCGATGCAGCGGTCGATCCCGTTCCTGCGCTGGCTCGCCGCCATCTTCGCGGCGATCGTCACCGCGCGCATCGCCTATGATCCGCGTATCGTCGGCGACGCCGTCGGCACCACGCCGATCTTCAATTGGCTGCTGTGGGGCTATGGCCTGCCCGCGCTGTCGTTCTGGGCGGCAAGCCACTTCCTGCGCCGCCGCGGCGACGACGCGCCGCTGCGCATGGTGGAGGCCGCCGCGATCCTGTTCACGGCGCTGCTCGCCTTCATGGAGATCCGTCACCTCGCAACCGGCGGCCGCATGACCTCGCCGCCCTCGCTGCTCGAATTCGCGCTCCAGGTCTGCGTGACGCTCGCGATGGCGATCGGGCTGGAGCGGCTGCGGCTGAGGAGCCACAGCATCGTGCACAATGTCGGCGCCGTCGTCCTCACGGTGGTCGCCGGGCTCGTCAGCGTGATCGGCCTACTGATCCTGGAGAACCCGTGGCAGTGGAGCCGCATCGATGTCGGCGGCGTCGTGTTCAACCTGCTGCTGCTCGGCTACGCGCTGCCGGCAGTGCTGATGCTGCTGCTCTCCTATGCGGTGGCGGGGCATCGTCCCATCGCCTACGCCAACACGATTGCCGGCGGCGCACTGGTGTTCGCACTCGCCTACGTGACGCTGGAGATCCGCCGTTTCTATCACGGGCCGATCCTGCTCGACGGCGCGATGACGGGCGCCGAGCAATACACCTATTCGATCGCTTGGCTTACCTTCGGCGTGGTGCTGCTCGGCGTCGGCATCCTCGTCAATTCGGAGCGCGCACGGCTTGCCTCCGCCGTCGTGATCGCGCTCACGATCCTCAAAGCCTTCGTCATCGACATGTCGACGCTGACGGGCATCTACCGCGCGCTGTCGTTCATGTGCCTCGGCGTCGTGCTGGTCGCGATCGGTTGGCTCTACCAGCGCATCCTGTTCCGGCGGCAGGCTTCGCCGCCGCCGGCACCGCAGACAAGCGCGTAG